A window of the Acidobacteriota bacterium genome harbors these coding sequences:
- a CDS encoding DUF2442 domain-containing protein: MFTPLRAPSYFRRVTLDAVAGTVVWPNGADIAPETLSALPAERTAQPGKPSSARVLRRTRRRVQSGARRAESATSRRNGR, from the coding sequence ATCTTCACGCCCCTCCGCGCACCGTCGTACTTTCGTCGAGTGACGCTCGATGCTGTGGCTGGAACCGTGGTCTGGCCGAACGGTGCCGACATCGCACCCGAGACGCTGTCGGCCCTTCCCGCGGAGCGAACCGCTCAGCCTGGTAAGCCCTCGAGTGCGAGAGTGCTGCGACGAACGCGCAGACGCGTGCAGTCGGGCGCCCGTCGAGCGGAGAGTGCGACGAGCCGGCGAAA